A region from the Gossypium hirsutum isolate 1008001.06 chromosome A08, Gossypium_hirsutum_v2.1, whole genome shotgun sequence genome encodes:
- the LOC107907750 gene encoding glucan endo-1,3-beta-glucosidase: MVPKLAQLFVSTLLLLTPLLSLADGRDIGVCYGLNGDNLPSPNEVINLYKRCQIDNIRIYQPYPEVLEALRGSGISVTIGPRNEDIASFATSQDAANDWVNTNIVPYADDILFRWITIGNEVIPGPLGSNVPAAMNNIRNALASAGITLAKVTTVLPGTALATSYPPSAGAFGSDITETITGIAAILAQQDTPILINVYPYFAYSSDPSHISAQYAMFTSTAPVVVDGSFQYFNLFDAMVDAFNAALEKINFGNVKVAVAETGWPTAGNEPYTSVANAQTYNRNLLNHVMQNGTPRRPDYIMPTFFFEMFNEDLKGNVVEQNFGFFYPSMRPVYPFW, translated from the exons ATGGTTCCAAAGCTTGCCCAATTGTTTGTCTCAACATTGCTGCTATTAACTCCATTGCTATCTCTAGCAG ATGGTCGAGATATTGGTGTTTGCTATGGATTAAATGGAGATAATCTTCCATCTCCAAATGAAGTAATTAATCTTTACAAAAGATGTCAAATTGATAATATTAGGATCTATCAGCCGTACCCTGAAGTGCTCGAAGCATTAAGAGGATCGGGAATATCAGTGACGATCGGTCCGAGAAATGAGGACATAGCGAGCTTCGCAACGAGCCAAGATGCAGCCAATGATTGGGTTAACACTAACATCGTCCCATACGCGGACGATATTTTATTCAGATGGATCACCATAGGCAACGAAGTTATTCCAGGACCATTAGGCTCAAATGTCCCTGCTGCCATGAACAACATCCGAAATGCACTTGCCTCGGCCGGGATAACCTTGGCTAAGGTCACAACCGTACTGCCTGGAACTGCCCTCGCAACCTCGTATCCTCCATCTGCTGGTGCTTTCGGAAGTGAT atAACGGAGACTATAACCGGTATTGCTGCGATCCTGGCTCAACAGGATACACCCATTTTGATCAATGTATACCCTTACTTTGCCTACTCATCGGATCCTTCTCATATTTCTGCCCAATACGCCATGTTCACTTCTACTGCGCCTGTGGTGGTCGATGGAAGCTTCCAATATTTCAACCTCTTTGATGCCATGGTTGATGCTTTCAATGCTGCACTTGAAAAGATCAACTTTGGCAACGTGAAAGTCGCTGTAGCCGAGACCGGATGGCCAACAGCCGGAAATGAGCCCTACACGAGTGTGGCCAATGCTCAAACTTACAACCGTAACCTGCTGAATCATGTGATGCAGAACGGGACACCAAGAAGGCCTGACTATATAATGCCCACATTTTTCTTTGAGATGTTCAATGAAGACTTGAAGGGAAATGTAGTTGAGCAGAACTTTGGATTCTTCTACCCCAGCATGCGACCTGTCTATCCTTTTTGGTGA